The segment GCAATATATCCAGatttaaagatttgaaaacaaaagaacatttaaaacaaactttagactgatttttcatatttgaaagacTTTAGTTATTTGCAGCATACAAATGGAGAGTAGTGCAAAATGCATCAAgttttatatgataaatatacCTTCAACCTAATGGCTGCCTCAAaagcaaagactgaaaaattaCCACTTCTCATAAGCAATCTACACTGCCTCACAATTTAGAAAGATCAATTGCTACTCTATTTCCATAGACTGTAAAATGATTTCAGAAACAGATTAAACATATAActgttttacaaaaatagaaatattgtttGGGACtttacaaaattttataaaatataacactATATTTGTAAATTCAAGATAGTTTCACACTCAAATAGACAATACTTCCACCAATATGAAGTCTAGTCAAACTTAACTGGTCTGTCTTGACCATTCTTAGACagtctttctttcaaaaattcaGCCTAAGTAGATCTGTACTCTatcatggtatttttttaaaagagattatttaatttcaagggttttataagagttttcattttagaaataaaattaaagcagatGAATTTGTACCTACTGTCTTACTAAAAGTACAAACTAATGCAGTATGACCATTCtatatttgataaatttcaaGCCAAATTCCTAGTAATGACAAcctattaatttaaaatacatatttgacAATTATAATTTGGTaactataaaacataaaaatatcacaactattttatggaaaatatttactcATATACAATAAAGAATCTCTAAATGTAGTTATTTGTATCTGTTGGatgagaagtattttttaattacatcCATTCAAAAACACTCATTTTGTCATCTTAAACAGCaccagtgtatttttaaaataaactaaaaagtgaGAAGGTAGGGGCCTATTTCATGTAACAGTGCTATTACGATAAGGCACCACTTGGTAttgaaaaagccaaacaaaagatTTCCAAATCATGTATTTTTGTTACTGGTGTCTTAAACATTAGATAGGAAGGTTTAAAAAAAGCTAACATAATCATCAGCTAACCACATTATACTCCTTTTTCCATCAttctttgcttttagtttttccatATAACAGAacatataataaacaaaaatgcaGTACATGATCTGTTAAATAAACCTTTTCCCCAACATTCCAAGAAAATAATCTAGAATTAAACAAGAATAAGAAACCAAAAATTTACCTGATATATTTTCAATAGCCTGTCCCTGTAGAAGAGTGgggagctggtggggaggggacaacGACAGGACCTATTTTCTACAGAATATACTGAGGCACATAGGTTAAAAGTTTCTCAGGCAAATTCATGGCTAGAGCAAAACTGAGAGAGCTCAGAATTTTACATTCCCCCCAAAGCTGATTTCTCAGATAGTCACACCcgattaaatatttcaaacatgtCCTTAGTCACTGctatcatcgtcatcatcatcatcagataCATCATTTAAAGGAGACTTCAATGATTGACTGTAAGTGTCTGATCTAGGAGGCTGGCATGTGGCCATGTCCCCAGTAGAAAGCAGGTCATAGCAGAAGTCACAAATCCGCACAGGCTTAGAGGACTGGCTGGGAAGAAGAAATCTCTTTTCAGAGCAGGGCCCACAGACAACAAAACCACATTTGCGGCAATGGTGACGACGATTAACAGGTGTGAATTTTGCTTTCTGACAACGCATACATACAGTTGCCTCAGAGTCAGGAACCCAGACAGCAGCATGTTCATTACTGGGTGTCTTCCCACTTTTGGAGAGTAAATCAGTAACACATTTATTTATGTGATTCATCCATTCTGATTTCTCAGTGGCAGTGGCAGCATAAACTGCAAATGATTTAGTTGGCGTCTTGATAAGCCATCCATTCCTCAAGTCTCCCTCATCTTTG is part of the Equus quagga isolate Etosha38 chromosome 16, UCLA_HA_Equagga_1.0, whole genome shotgun sequence genome and harbors:
- the PLEKHF2 gene encoding pleckstrin homology domain-containing family F member 2 produces the protein MVDRLANSEANTRRINIVEHCFGAAGQPLTIPGRVLIGEGVLTKLCRKKPKARQFFLFNDILVYGNIVIQKKKYNKQHIIPLENVTIDSIKDEGDLRNGWLIKTPTKSFAVYAATATEKSEWMNHINKCVTDLLSKSGKTPSNEHAAVWVPDSEATVCMRCQKAKFTPVNRRHHCRKCGFVVCGPCSEKRFLLPSQSSKPVRICDFCYDLLSTGDMATCQPPRSDTYSQSLKSPLNDVSDDDDDDDSSD